The sequence TTTGCGTGAAGGCCGGATGCCAATTTACGAGCCCGGCCTGGATGCCCTTGTCGAACGCAACATGACGGAAGGCCGGTTGAGCTTCTCCACTGACCTCGGGGTCTCGGTTGGCGATGCCGATGCAATCTTTATCGCCGTGGGGACACCCTCACGCCGTGGTGATGGTCATGCAGATCTCAGCTATGTCCACGCCGCTGCCAGGGAGATTGGCGAGAATCTGAAAAAGCCGACGGTGATCGTCAACAAGTCGACGGTTCCGGTGGGCACTGGCGATGAAGTCGAGCGTATTCTTTCGGAAACCAATTCCACGGTACAAAGCTGGGTCGTTTCCAATCCGGAATTCCTGCGCGAGGGCGCTGCAATCAACGATTTCAAGCGCCCGGATCGTATCGTTATCGGCTGCGAGGACGAAGAGGCCAAGGGGATCATGCGTGAAGTGTATCGCCCCCTGTTCCTTAATGAGGCCCCGATTCTGTTCACCGGTCGTCGCACCGCCGAACTGATCAAATATGCTGCCAATGCGTTTCTCGCGACCAAGATCACCTTCATCAACGAGATCGCTGATCTGTGCGAAAAAGTTGGTGCCGATGTACAGGATGTGTCTCGCGGGATCGGGCTGGATAACCGCATCGGCGCGAAGTTTCTCCATGCTGGCCCCGGCTATGGCGGTTCATGTTTCCCCAAGGATACGCTGGCGCTGCTCAAAACCAGCGAGGACCATGACAGCCCGATGCGCATCGTCGAGTCGGTGGTCAAGGTCAATGACAATCGCAAGCGCGCCATGGGGCGCAAAGTGATCGATGCTCTTGGCGGCAAGGCGCGCGGGCGCAAGGTTGCGCTTCTGGGCCTGACCTTCAAACCGAATACCGATGATATGCGCGATGCGCCTTCGCTGGCAATTGTTCAGGCGCTTCTCGATGCCGGTGCCGAGATTACCGCTTTCGATCCCGAGGGCATGGAAATCGCAGCCGCTCTGATGCCCGAGGTGACCATGGCCGCATCGAGCTATGAAGCGGCAACCGACGCCGATGCTGTGGTTATCGTCACCGAATGGGATGCCTTTCGCGCGCTCGATCTTGCACATATCGCCCGAATTGCTGCGCAGCCTTTACTTATCGATCTGCGTAATATCTACAATCCGGATGAAGCGCGCGGTGCCGGCCTCGAATATCACAGCGTTGGCCGCTGACAGGCGTGATCGTCTGGCCAGGATCAGATAACTTCACCAGCCGATTTGGCGCGTTCCACCAGCTGCTCTTCGGCGATGGGTATGGCGCGATAGGCCAGGATCAGCATAACCGTGCCCAATGGTGCCACGATCAGCACCGATAATATGCCAGTCGAAAGGCTGGCCGCCACTGTCGAAACATAGCCGGCCATATAGGGACCAAGCGCCAGCGCGAATAGCGTGGTTGCCAGAAAGAAAGTCGCTGTCGCCACGCCGCGCATTCGCGGCAGCACAAGATCCTGGGTTGTGGCGGCAGCGGCACCCAGCGCGGAACTGCCCAACAGCGAATTGACGAAATTCAGGGCGTAGAATAGCGGCACATTGGTGGTTGTGAAGGCAATGAGGATCGGGATAACCGGCGCCAAAAGACCAAAGGCAATCACCAGAACGCGTCCGGATGGATTACGCTCACGCAGCCAGTCCGAGATCCGCCCTCCGATAATCACCCCGAGAAATCCGCCCAGCGCGCCGCCGCCGCCGATGATCAATCCGATGACACTCTTCGATTCGCCGAGCACCCGCTCGGCATAGGGCGCGGCCCAGAAGGAAATCGAATAGGAGATGAAGGCGACACAGCCATAGCCCAATATGGTGTAGAGAAAGGCTGGCGTGCCCCAGATCAGTTTGAAGGTAGGGGCATCGCGCGTGCGCAGCGTATCAGCCCAGGAGACGATAGCATAATAGCCAATACCGACAGCGATCCATTGCAACACCGAGCCGGTGGCACGGATCAGTCCAAAGGCGATCAGCGCAATTGCTGCGGCCGCAAACAGATTGACTGTCAGTGTGCGACCGCCCACCCGGGCTGCCGATAGCAGCGTGAAGGGAGGGATGATCGCGAACAGTTCGCGCAGAAATCCGGCAAAAGGCTTATCGACCGGTTTTGCCGGAATCCCATCAATGGCGCCGCGTACTGGTTCACGCAGCGAATACACCCAGACAGCAAGCAGCAGCCCCGGTATTCCGACCGCCATGAATGCCACTTGCCAGCCGACCAGGCCCAGCGCCCCACCGCCGGGATAGGCGGCGTTCCACTGCTCGACAATGACCCCGCCAATGGCCAGCGATATGCCGCCGCCGAGATACAGCCCGGCAGAGTAGATCGCCAGGGCCGTGGCGCGCATCTGTTTCGGGAACCAGTCGGATATCAGTGAGTAGGCGGAAGGGCTGGCTGTAGCCTCGCCTATGCCGACACCAAGCCGGGCCGCGGCCAGCATCACGCCATTTTGCGCCAGTCCGGAGAAAGCGGTCATCGCCGACCATAGCGACAGGCCCAGCGTCATCAGCCATGTGCGGTTCCAGCTATCGGCCAGTTTGCCGAACGGAATGCCAAACAGGGCGTAGAAAACGGCAAAGGCAGTGCCATAGAGAAACCCGAGATCGGCATCGGTCAGGCCGAGATCCGCCTTGATGTCGTTGGCCAAGATCGAGATGATCTGGCGGTCAATGAAATTCAGCACATAGACGAGAAACAGGATGCCGAGCACATACCAGCTATAGGATGAGGCACTGACCTTCGCTTCACTCCCGGATTCCCGGGTCGCGTCCATGTCAGCCATCAGTCTTTCCCCTCGAATTTTTCTTTCTGGCTAGCAGGTCGGCGGACAAGCGCAAGTTGAAAACCAGTTCACCTTTGGCCACTGCCTGATTATGATGACAGCAATGGTCGCCAAAAAATCCGATTCATCATCGATCCTGTTCGTTTGCCTCGGCAATATCTGCCGCTCCCCGCTCGCTGAAGCTGCAATGCGTAGCCATGCGGAGAATGAAGGGGTGAATATGATCATCGATTCGGCCGGTACCGGGCGCTGGCATGTCGGACGTCCGCCCGATCCGGGATCTGTGGCCATAGCCGCTGCTGCAGGGATCGATATTACCGCCCAGCGAGCACGGCAGGTCATGCCATCCGACTTTGCCCGATTCGACCGGATTGTTGCACTGGATCGCGACAACCTTGCCGAGCTGCAGCGGATACAACCTGCCGGGGCAAAGGCCAGCCTGTCGCTGTTGCTTGACTATCATCCGCACGAATCGCGGCGTGATGTGCCTGACCCCTATGGCGGAAATGCGGGCGCCTTTGCCGAAGTGTGGCAGCTGGTCGACGAGGCGACTGCGGCGCTGCTGGCCAGGTTGGGCGCTTAAGATCTGGCGTGCTGCGGTGAGACATTGTGCTCGCCATTCTTCTCCGATCTTTTCTCAGCCATCGCCTCGACTGCTTCAGGGGCGCGCCGGCGAATCACCAGCCGGATCATCTCGCTGAGGCTGGTCGGCGCCAATATCCTGAGCAGCAACACATAGGCCGTGCCGCCGCTTGCCACCATCACCACCAGCCGCGCCAGCATGTCGATGCCGCTATTTGCCAGCCCGACAA comes from Pseudomonadota bacterium and encodes:
- a CDS encoding UDP-glucose/GDP-mannose dehydrogenase family protein, whose translation is MKIAMIGSGYVGLVSGACFSDFGHSVVCVDKDEAKIAGLREGRMPIYEPGLDALVERNMTEGRLSFSTDLGVSVGDADAIFIAVGTPSRRGDGHADLSYVHAAAREIGENLKKPTVIVNKSTVPVGTGDEVERILSETNSTVQSWVVSNPEFLREGAAINDFKRPDRIVIGCEDEEAKGIMREVYRPLFLNEAPILFTGRRTAELIKYAANAFLATKITFINEIADLCEKVGADVQDVSRGIGLDNRIGAKFLHAGPGYGGSCFPKDTLALLKTSEDHDSPMRIVESVVKVNDNRKRAMGRKVIDALGGKARGRKVALLGLTFKPNTDDMRDAPSLAIVQALLDAGAEITAFDPEGMEIAAALMPEVTMAASSYEAATDADAVVIVTEWDAFRALDLAHIARIAAQPLLIDLRNIYNPDEARGAGLEYHSVGR
- a CDS encoding MFS transporter, producing MADMDATRESGSEAKVSASSYSWYVLGILFLVYVLNFIDRQIISILANDIKADLGLTDADLGFLYGTAFAVFYALFGIPFGKLADSWNRTWLMTLGLSLWSAMTAFSGLAQNGVMLAAARLGVGIGEATASPSAYSLISDWFPKQMRATALAIYSAGLYLGGGISLAIGGVIVEQWNAAYPGGGALGLVGWQVAFMAVGIPGLLLAVWVYSLREPVRGAIDGIPAKPVDKPFAGFLRELFAIIPPFTLLSAARVGGRTLTVNLFAAAAIALIAFGLIRATGSVLQWIAVGIGYYAIVSWADTLRTRDAPTFKLIWGTPAFLYTILGYGCVAFISYSISFWAAPYAERVLGESKSVIGLIIGGGGALGGFLGVIIGGRISDWLRERNPSGRVLVIAFGLLAPVIPILIAFTTTNVPLFYALNFVNSLLGSSALGAAAATTQDLVLPRMRGVATATFFLATTLFALALGPYMAGYVSTVAASLSTGILSVLIVAPLGTVMLILAYRAIPIAEEQLVERAKSAGEVI
- a CDS encoding low molecular weight protein-tyrosine-phosphatase is translated as MMTAMVAKKSDSSSILFVCLGNICRSPLAEAAMRSHAENEGVNMIIDSAGTGRWHVGRPPDPGSVAIAAAAGIDITAQRARQVMPSDFARFDRIVALDRDNLAELQRIQPAGAKASLSLLLDYHPHESRRDVPDPYGGNAGAFAEVWQLVDEATAALLARLGA